A single window of Polaribacter sp. SA4-10 DNA harbors:
- a CDS encoding prolyl oligopeptidase family serine peptidase: protein MLVIITSCATINIKKSEEQLIRVPYTSSLDNTAREYFLYLPKGYKESTKNWPVLLFLHGNGERGNGKSELDYVQIHGPLYEAWVQKRDLPFIMIVPQLHLFDMDKLGIDYITNRTTASIPKRLEVGVPKRPEPLFTTKKMHSVVNDSIPEITINYINKYGWNNVQEDLMNMIDTTLKEYKTDEKRLYLSGLSFGGFGTWHTASKHPNKFAAINPVVGYGFPELMQPIAEANLPIWNIAGGKDAAVPSEYFYIGINKLKEFGHHKVRLTVHEDTDHVETWRRIYGGQDIYDWLLSHSK, encoded by the coding sequence TAGTTATTATAACTTCTTGTGCTACAATTAATATAAAAAAATCTGAAGAACAATTAATACGGGTTCCTTACACAAGTTCTTTAGACAATACAGCGCGAGAATATTTTTTATACCTACCAAAAGGATATAAAGAATCAACTAAAAATTGGCCTGTTTTACTATTCCTACATGGTAATGGTGAGCGTGGAAATGGTAAAAGTGAATTAGATTATGTACAAATACACGGACCTTTATATGAAGCTTGGGTTCAGAAAAGAGATTTGCCTTTTATTATGATTGTACCTCAACTACATTTATTTGATATGGATAAATTAGGAATCGACTATATTACGAATAGAACGACAGCATCTATTCCTAAACGACTAGAAGTTGGCGTTCCTAAAAGACCTGAACCTCTATTTACAACTAAAAAAATGCATAGTGTTGTGAATGATTCTATACCAGAAATCACTATAAATTACATTAATAAATATGGTTGGAATAATGTACAGGAAGATTTAATGAACATGATAGACACGACTCTAAAAGAGTATAAAACGGATGAAAAACGCCTGTATTTATCTGGTTTAAGTTTTGGTGGGTTTGGTACTTGGCATACAGCCAGTAAGCATCCTAATAAGTTTGCTGCTATAAATCCCGTCGTAGGATACGGATTTCCTGAATTGATGCAACCAATTGCTGAAGCTAATCTACCAATTTGGAATATTGCTGGCGGAAAAGACGCTGCTGTGCCTTCAGAATATTTTTACATCGGAATTAATAAATTAAAAGAATTTGGTCATCATAAAGTTAGACTAACTGTACATGAAGATACAGATCATGTAGAAACTTGGAGAAGAATTTATGGTGGACAAGATATTTATGATTGGCTATTAAGTCATTCTAAATAG